In Streptomyces violaceusniger Tu 4113, one DNA window encodes the following:
- a CDS encoding type I polyketide synthase has product MTTPEAQVVEALRVTLMENERLEQENADIRRGLSEPIAIVGMACRLPGGVTTPEELWDLVVSGGDAIGGFPEDRGWDLENLFDPDPDHPGTSYVREGGFLHDAGEFDAGFFGISPREALAMDPQQRIMLETSWEAFERAGIDPTALRGKDIGVFSGVTYHSYGSGARVPEELEAVMGTGTSASVLSGRVSYALGFEGPSVAVDTACSSSLVALHLAVQALRLGECSMALAGGVTVMANPGIFVGFSRQRGMSKDGRCRAFAAAADGTGFSEGAGVLLVERLSDAERCGHRVLAVVRGSAVNQDGASNGLTAPNGPSQQRVIRQALTSAGLVASDVDAVEAHGTGTALGDPIEAQAVLATYGQDRAEGRPLWLGSLKSNIGHAQAAAGVAGVIKMVLALGRGVLPRTLHVDEPSPQVDWSAGAVELLAEGRVWPEVGRPRRAGVSGFGVSGTNAHVILEQAPEVAIEVAPVVGAPGGVVPLVVSGRGGAGLRGQARRLLEYVQAHPHVNVGELGAGLAVGRAALSDRAVVVAGDRVEALAGLAAVAEGGGVGRADVLGRVVFVFPGQGAQWVGMGAELLESCGVFAEALGECAGVLDPLTGWSLVDVVRGVGGGVSLGRVDVVQPVSFAVMVSLARVWRSFGVEPAAVVGHSQGEIAAACVAGGLSLEDAARVVVLRSRAVAAGLSGRGGMVSLGVGVEEAGRLVEGWSGRVEVAAVNGPSSVVVAGEVGALRGLVEECGGVGVRARWVDVDYASHSAQVEAVEEELACSLSQIRPVSSRIPFFSTVEAGWVDTVELDAGYWYRNLRSTVRFASSVERLLEEDFRAFVEVSAHPVLTMSIEALAEQADAGPVVVTGTLRRDEGGMRRVLTSLGEAYVRGVPIDWTTLLGDIPAHAALDLPTYAFQHQHYWLKNAAPADTGSIDDQLPGLAELPTEIGTLTARLLGESAPEQERILLETVRQETASVLGHPSLDAIEPDMVFNQIGFDSATAVQLRNRLNALTDRTLPTTLLFDYPTPLILAAFLRDELIGDTTAPEEVPAPPPAPAAVSTEPVAIVGMACRLPGGVSTPEELWDLVLHGRDGVSDFPVNRGWDLENLFHPDPDHPGTSYAHQGGFLHDAGEFDAGFFGISPREALAVDPQQRLMLETSWEALERAGIDPTTLRGKDVGVFSGVTYHNYGSGVEPVPAELEGMLGLGASASVLSGRVSYALGFEGPSVAVDTACSSSLVALHLAAQALRAGECSIALAGGVTVMPTPGIFIAFSRQRGMSVDGRCKSFAASADGTGWAEGVGVLALERLSDAERNGHQVLAVVRGSAVNQDGASNGLTAPNGPSQQRVIRQALASAGVSAVEVDVVEAHGTGTALGDPIEAQAVLATYGQDRDRPLLMGSLKSNIGHAQAAAGVAGVIKMVLALRHGIAPRTLHVDEPTPQVDWSAGAVELLTEERVWPEVGRPRRAGVSAFGVSGTNAHVILEQAAPTATEPTDPVMSWPKGVPVPLVVSGRGAAGLAAQARRLRSFVAAEPQLDLSELGFALGCGRAGLSDRAVVVAGDREEVLAGLATVSRGESVGGVVSGSVVRGRLGVLFAGQGCQRVGMGRGLYEVFPVFREAFDVVCEALDRELGAGGVVGSVREVVFGDGGLLERTVFAQAGLFAVETALFRLVESWGVVVDVVGGHSVGEVTAAHVAGVLSLEDAVVLVAARGRLMEALPEGGVMVAVAAGEEEVRSLLVSGVDIAAVNGPAAVVLSGDEEPVLRVAEELSGRGCRTRRLAVSHAFHSVRMEPMLEEFREAIADVSFAAPVIPLVSNVTGGLADAAMVCSPEYWVEHVRSAVRFADGVRAFAEYGVGTYLELAPDAVLSAMVGDCLSEESAEESVVVPSLRREGDEVRALLSAVAQLHVTGVRVDFGALFGATALPSHVSDLPTYAFQREHYWLVGDGRGVGDVASAGLTGVGHPLLGAVTEVPGSGEVLFTSRLSLGSHPWLADHVAAGAVLLPGAAFVELVVRAGDEIGSGGLEELVMESPLVLAEDEAVQVRVSVGEADEDGRRGVRVYSRAEDAAVGAAWVRHATGTMRSAEGISAPDVGLSVWPPAGAVAVDRAEVEGLYEGLERAGYRYGPVFQGVRAAWRLEGAVYAEVALPEEHRVQAAGFGLHPALLDAAMHTIAFHDRDEADAELVLPFAYREVALHASGASALRVRVTPSGPNTMTLDLADESGAPVASVGSVVSRPVSPEQFGTAATADRMFRAAWEELPVRPDGTTVEPVPVGDAEDVHRLATTPKASLPEVLLLDLGGGVDSGTGDDPAEVRELTGRALRVVQAWLAEPSLASSRLVVVTRGAVAVREAEPVDPVMAAVWGLMGSAQAENPGRILLLDIEQGTIPTALLPAMLAGDQRQLALRDAICFTRHLTRVVEVPEAGPVGVGSGGTVLVTGGTGALGGVVARHLVAVHGVRSLVLASRSGPGAAGAAELEAELVKAGACVRIVACDVADRDAVAGLLDVVPGDAPLSAVVHTAGVLDDGVLTALTPERMDAVFRPKVDGALHLHELTRHLDLSAFVLFSSAAGTLGNAGQGNYAAANAYLDALARQRRAEGLPAVSLAWGMWQQAAGTGMTGRLGDADQRRMTRGGVAPLSPAEGMELFDAALRTAEPTVLPIKLDLGALRTQAADGAVQPLLHKLVPPARRAARATTDEELVTGRLAGATPEEQERILLDMVQQEAARVLGHSAAATLDPDVLFTEIGLDSLMAVELRDRLAKRTALRLPPSFVFDHPTLRMLARQLRDELEKADADASPEATPAPEAARAPGVARDPAPALESAPAPARE; this is encoded by the coding sequence ATGACCACTCCCGAAGCGCAGGTCGTCGAAGCGCTGCGTGTCACGCTCATGGAGAACGAGCGGCTCGAGCAGGAGAACGCCGACATACGCCGCGGCCTGTCGGAACCGATCGCGATCGTGGGGATGGCGTGCCGGTTGCCGGGTGGGGTGACCACGCCGGAGGAGCTGTGGGACCTGGTGGTGTCCGGCGGTGACGCGATCGGCGGGTTTCCGGAGGACCGTGGGTGGGATCTGGAGAACCTCTTCGATCCCGATCCGGATCACCCGGGTACCAGCTATGTCCGCGAGGGTGGCTTTCTCCATGACGCGGGGGAGTTCGATGCGGGCTTCTTCGGGATCTCGCCGCGCGAAGCGCTGGCGATGGATCCACAGCAGCGCATCATGCTCGAGACCTCCTGGGAGGCATTTGAGCGCGCCGGGATCGACCCGACCGCGCTGCGTGGCAAGGACATCGGTGTCTTCTCCGGGGTGACGTATCACAGCTACGGCTCCGGAGCGCGGGTCCCCGAGGAGCTCGAGGCGGTCATGGGCACGGGCACCTCGGCGAGCGTGCTGTCGGGGCGGGTGTCCTATGCGCTGGGCTTCGAGGGTCCGTCGGTCGCGGTGGACACGGCGTGCTCGTCGTCGCTGGTTGCCTTGCATCTGGCCGTACAGGCGCTGCGGTTGGGCGAGTGCTCGATGGCGCTGGCCGGAGGGGTGACCGTCATGGCCAACCCCGGTATCTTCGTCGGCTTCTCGCGTCAGCGCGGGATGTCCAAGGACGGCCGTTGCAGGGCGTTCGCGGCTGCGGCGGACGGCACCGGCTTCTCCGAGGGCGCGGGCGTGCTGTTGGTGGAGCGGCTGTCGGACGCGGAGCGGTGTGGTCATCGGGTGTTGGCGGTGGTGCGGGGCAGTGCGGTGAATCAGGATGGTGCGTCGAATGGGTTGACGGCGCCGAACGGTCCGTCGCAACAGCGTGTCATCCGGCAGGCATTGACCAGTGCCGGGCTGGTGGCGTCGGATGTGGATGCGGTGGAGGCCCATGGGACGGGCACGGCCCTGGGCGACCCCATCGAAGCGCAGGCGGTGTTGGCCACGTATGGCCAGGATCGGGCTGAGGGGCGTCCGTTGTGGTTGGGGTCGTTGAAGTCGAATATTGGTCATGCGCAGGCGGCTGCGGGTGTGGCTGGTGTGATCAAGATGGTGTTGGCGTTGGGGCGTGGGGTGTTGCCGAGGACGTTGCATGTGGATGAGCCGTCGCCGCAGGTGGATTGGTCGGCGGGTGCGGTGGAGTTGTTGGCTGAGGGGCGGGTGTGGCCGGAGGTGGGGCGTCCGCGTCGGGCTGGGGTGTCGGGGTTCGGGGTGAGTGGGACGAATGCGCATGTGATCTTGGAGCAGGCTCCGGAGGTGGCCATTGAGGTGGCGCCGGTGGTGGGGGCTCCGGGTGGTGTGGTGCCGTTGGTGGTGTCGGGGCGTGGTGGTGCGGGGTTGCGGGGGCAGGCACGACGGTTGCTGGAGTACGTGCAGGCTCATCCGCATGTGAACGTCGGGGAGTTGGGCGCGGGGTTGGCTGTTGGCAGGGCGGCCTTGTCGGACCGTGCGGTGGTGGTGGCTGGGGATCGGGTTGAGGCGTTGGCGGGGCTGGCGGCGGTTGCGGAGGGTGGCGGGGTGGGAAGGGCGGATGTTCTGGGTCGGGTGGTGTTTGTTTTTCCTGGTCAGGGGGCGCAGTGGGTGGGTATGGGTGCGGAGTTGTTGGAGTCGTGTGGGGTGTTTGCGGAGGCTTTGGGGGAGTGTGCGGGGGTGTTGGATCCGTTGACGGGGTGGTCGTTGGTGGATGTGGTGCGGGGTGTGGGGGGTGGGGTGTCGTTGGGGCGGGTGGATGTGGTGCAGCCGGTGTCGTTTGCGGTGATGGTGTCGTTGGCGCGGGTGTGGCGGTCTTTTGGGGTGGAGCCTGCGGCGGTGGTGGGTCATTCGCAGGGGGAGATTGCGGCGGCGTGTGTGGCGGGTGGGTTGTCGTTGGAGGATGCGGCGCGGGTGGTGGTGTTGCGGAGTCGGGCGGTTGCGGCGGGGTTGTCGGGTCGGGGTGGGATGGTGTCGCTGGGTGTGGGGGTGGAGGAGGCTGGGCGGCTGGTTGAGGGCTGGTCGGGTCGGGTGGAGGTGGCGGCGGTGAATGGGCCGTCGTCGGTGGTGGTGGCCGGTGAGGTGGGGGCGCTGCGGGGGCTGGTGGAGGAGTGCGGGGGTGTGGGGGTGCGGGCGCGGTGGGTTGATGTGGATTACGCGTCGCATTCGGCGCAGGTGGAGGCGGTGGAGGAGGAGCTTGCCTGCTCGTTGTCGCAGATCCGACCGGTGTCGTCCCGTATTCCGTTTTTCTCGACGGTGGAGGCGGGGTGGGTGGATACGGTGGAGTTGGATGCCGGGTACTGGTACCGGAATCTGCGGAGCACCGTACGGTTCGCGTCGTCCGTCGAGCGTCTGCTGGAGGAGGACTTCCGGGCGTTTGTTGAGGTGAGTGCGCATCCGGTGCTGACGATGAGCATTGAGGCGTTGGCAGAGCAGGCGGACGCCGGACCGGTTGTGGTGACCGGGACCCTCCGCCGGGACGAGGGTGGCATGCGCCGCGTGCTCACCTCCCTGGGCGAGGCGTACGTACGTGGTGTCCCCATCGACTGGACCACGCTGCTCGGCGATATCCCGGCGCATGCCGCGTTGGATCTGCCCACCTACGCCTTCCAACACCAGCACTACTGGCTTAAGAACGCCGCTCCCGCCGACACGGGATCCATCGACGATCAGCTCCCGGGCTTGGCCGAACTGCCCACCGAAATAGGCACATTGACCGCTCGCCTTCTTGGGGAGTCCGCGCCGGAGCAGGAACGCATCCTGCTGGAGACCGTCCGTCAGGAGACCGCAAGCGTCTTGGGGCACCCCTCGCTGGATGCCATTGAACCGGACATGGTGTTCAACCAGATCGGGTTCGACTCGGCCACCGCCGTGCAGTTGCGAAACCGCCTGAACGCACTCACCGACCGGACTCTGCCGACCACCCTGCTCTTTGACTACCCCACGCCCCTGATTCTGGCCGCCTTTCTCCGTGACGAGCTCATCGGGGACACGACGGCCCCGGAGGAGGTACCGGCTCCGCCACCAGCGCCCGCGGCCGTGTCGACTGAGCCGGTGGCGATCGTGGGCATGGCGTGTCGGCTGCCGGGTGGAGTCTCCACTCCGGAAGAGCTATGGGACCTGGTGCTTCATGGGCGGGACGGGGTCAGCGACTTCCCGGTGAACCGTGGCTGGGATCTGGAGAATCTGTTCCATCCGGACCCCGACCACCCCGGCACCAGCTATGCGCACCAGGGCGGGTTTCTGCACGATGCCGGGGAGTTCGATGCGGGCTTCTTCGGGATCTCGCCACGTGAGGCGCTGGCCGTGGACCCGCAACAGCGCCTGATGCTGGAGACCTCGTGGGAAGCGCTGGAACGGGCCGGGATCGACCCGACCACCCTGCGGGGTAAGGACGTCGGTGTCTTCTCCGGTGTGACGTACCACAACTACGGGTCGGGCGTAGAGCCGGTGCCCGCCGAGTTGGAGGGCATGCTGGGCCTCGGTGCATCGGCGAGCGTGCTCTCAGGGCGGGTGTCCTATGCGCTGGGCTTCGAGGGTCCGTCGGTCGCGGTGGACACGGCGTGCTCCTCGTCCCTGGTGGCGTTGCATCTGGCGGCCCAGGCGTTGCGAGCGGGCGAGTGTTCGATCGCGCTGGCCGGCGGCGTCACGGTGATGCCCACTCCCGGCATCTTCATCGCCTTCTCGCGGCAGCGCGGTATGTCGGTCGATGGCCGGTGCAAGTCCTTCGCCGCTTCGGCCGACGGCACCGGGTGGGCCGAGGGTGTGGGTGTGCTGGCGCTGGAGCGGCTGTCGGACGCGGAGCGGAATGGTCACCAGGTGCTGGCGGTGGTGCGGGGCAGCGCGGTGAACCAGGATGGTGCGTCGAACGGTCTGACGGCGCCGAACGGCCCCTCGCAGCAGCGTGTCATCCGTCAGGCGCTGGCCAGCGCGGGTGTGTCGGCCGTCGAGGTGGATGTGGTCGAGGCGCATGGCACGGGAACGGCGCTGGGTGATCCGATCGAGGCGCAGGCGGTGTTGGCCACGTACGGTCAGGATCGTGATCGGCCTTTGCTGATGGGGTCGTTGAAGTCGAATATCGGTCATGCTCAGGCGGCCGCGGGTGTGGCTGGTGTGATCAAGATGGTGTTGGCGTTGCGGCACGGCATCGCCCCTCGGACATTGCATGTGGATGAGCCGACGCCGCAGGTGGATTGGTCGGCGGGTGCGGTGGAGCTGTTGACCGAGGAGCGGGTGTGGCCGGAGGTGGGGCGTCCGCGCCGGGCCGGGGTGTCGGCGTTCGGGGTCAGCGGCACCAACGCCCACGTCATCCTGGAACAGGCGGCTCCGACGGCGACCGAGCCGACCGATCCGGTGATGTCCTGGCCGAAGGGCGTCCCTGTGCCACTGGTGGTATCCGGCCGAGGTGCCGCGGGGCTTGCCGCCCAGGCCCGACGGCTACGGTCCTTCGTCGCGGCTGAGCCGCAGCTGGACTTGAGTGAACTCGGCTTCGCGTTGGGTTGTGGTCGGGCGGGGTTGTCGGATCGTGCGGTGGTGGTGGCGGGGGATCGGGAGGAGGTGTTGGCGGGGCTGGCAACGGTGTCGCGGGGTGAGTCGGTGGGGGGTGTGGTGTCGGGTTCGGTGGTGCGTGGTCGGTTGGGGGTGTTGTTCGCTGGTCAGGGGTGTCAGCGGGTGGGGATGGGTCGTGGGTTGTATGAGGTGTTCCCGGTGTTCCGGGAGGCTTTTGACGTGGTGTGTGAGGCGTTGGACCGGGAGTTGGGTGCGGGTGGGGTGGTGGGTTCGGTGCGGGAGGTGGTGTTCGGGGATGGGGGGTTGTTGGAGCGGACGGTGTTTGCTCAGGCGGGGTTGTTCGCGGTGGAGACGGCGTTGTTCCGGTTGGTGGAGTCCTGGGGTGTGGTGGTGGATGTGGTGGGTGGGCATTCGGTGGGTGAGGTGACGGCGGCGCATGTGGCGGGTGTGTTGTCGTTGGAGGATGCGGTGGTGTTGGTGGCGGCGCGGGGTCGGTTGATGGAGGCGTTGCCGGAGGGTGGGGTGATGGTGGCGGTGGCCGCGGGTGAGGAGGAGGTGCGGTCGTTGCTGGTATCTGGGGTGGATATCGCTGCGGTGAATGGTCCTGCGGCGGTGGTGCTCTCGGGTGATGAGGAGCCGGTGTTACGGGTGGCGGAGGAGTTGTCGGGGCGGGGGTGTCGGACGAGGCGGTTGGCGGTTTCGCATGCGTTTCATTCTGTGCGGATGGAGCCGATGCTGGAGGAGTTCCGGGAGGCGATTGCCGATGTGTCGTTCGCGGCGCCGGTGATCCCCCTGGTGTCGAACGTGACCGGGGGGTTGGCGGACGCGGCCATGGTGTGTTCGCCGGAGTACTGGGTGGAGCATGTGCGCTCCGCCGTGCGGTTTGCGGATGGTGTGCGGGCGTTTGCGGAGTACGGGGTGGGCACCTACCTCGAGTTGGCGCCGGATGCGGTGTTGTCGGCGATGGTCGGTGACTGTCTTTCGGAGGAGTCGGCCGAAGAGTCCGTGGTGGTGCCGTCCTTGCGGCGGGAGGGCGACGAGGTCCGTGCGCTGTTGTCCGCCGTGGCGCAACTGCACGTGACAGGCGTACGCGTCGACTTCGGCGCCCTGTTCGGTGCCACGGCTCTGCCCTCCCACGTTTCGGATCTGCCGACGTATGCGTTCCAGCGGGAGCATTACTGGTTGGTCGGGGACGGCCGTGGCGTCGGTGACGTGGCGTCTGCCGGGTTGACGGGCGTCGGCCATCCGCTATTGGGCGCGGTGACGGAGGTCCCGGGCTCGGGTGAGGTGTTGTTCACGTCGCGGTTGTCGTTGGGGTCGCATCCGTGGCTGGCTGATCATGTGGCTGCGGGCGCGGTGCTGTTGCCGGGGGCGGCGTTTGTGGAGTTGGTGGTGCGGGCTGGAGATGAGATCGGGTCCGGTGGGCTGGAGGAGTTGGTGATGGAGTCTCCGCTGGTCTTGGCGGAGGACGAAGCGGTGCAGGTGCGGGTGAGTGTGGGGGAGGCCGACGAGGATGGTCGGCGCGGGGTGCGGGTGTATTCGCGGGCGGAGGACGCGGCTGTAGGCGCTGCGTGGGTGCGGCATGCCACCGGGACGATGCGTTCTGCGGAGGGGATCTCCGCACCTGACGTGGGGTTGTCGGTGTGGCCCCCGGCGGGTGCGGTGGCGGTGGATCGGGCGGAGGTGGAGGGCTTGTACGAGGGTTTGGAGCGGGCTGGGTATCGGTATGGGCCGGTGTTTCAGGGGGTGCGGGCGGCGTGGCGGTTGGAGGGTGCGGTGTATGCGGAGGTGGCGCTGCCGGAGGAGCATCGGGTCCAGGCGGCGGGGTTCGGACTCCATCCGGCACTCCTCGACGCTGCCATGCACACCATCGCCTTCCACGACCGTGACGAAGCCGATGCGGAGCTTGTGCTGCCGTTCGCCTATCGAGAGGTGGCGCTGCATGCCTCCGGGGCTTCAGCGCTGCGGGTACGTGTGACACCGTCCGGCCCGAACACCATGACCCTCGATCTGGCCGATGAGTCCGGTGCCCCGGTGGCTTCGGTGGGCTCGGTGGTGTCCCGTCCGGTCAGCCCCGAGCAGTTCGGCACGGCGGCGACGGCGGACCGGATGTTCCGCGCCGCCTGGGAGGAACTGCCGGTTCGGCCGGACGGCACGACCGTGGAACCCGTACCGGTGGGGGACGCCGAGGACGTACACCGCCTGGCCACCACGCCGAAGGCTTCGCTACCCGAGGTGCTGTTGCTGGACCTCGGCGGTGGCGTCGACAGTGGCACCGGCGACGATCCGGCCGAGGTGCGGGAGCTGACCGGGCGGGCGCTGCGGGTCGTACAGGCGTGGCTGGCCGAGCCCTCGTTGGCGTCGAGCCGGCTGGTCGTGGTGACGCGTGGTGCCGTCGCCGTCCGGGAGGCCGAGCCGGTCGATCCGGTGATGGCCGCGGTATGGGGCCTGATGGGGTCCGCACAAGCGGAGAACCCCGGGCGGATCCTCCTCCTCGACATTGAACAAGGGACGATCCCCACCGCGCTCCTGCCCGCGATGCTTGCCGGTGACCAGCGCCAACTGGCCTTACGCGACGCCATCTGCTTCACCCGGCACCTCACCCGTGTCGTGGAGGTGCCCGAGGCCGGGCCGGTCGGTGTGGGTTCTGGCGGGACGGTGTTGGTGACAGGTGGTACGGGCGCGTTGGGTGGGGTGGTGGCGCGGCATCTGGTGGCGGTGCATGGGGTGCGGAGTTTGGTGTTGGCGAGTCGGAGTGGGCCTGGGGCCGCTGGTGCCGCCGAGTTGGAGGCGGAGCTGGTGAAGGCGGGTGCGTGCGTACGTATCGTGGCGTGTGATGTGGCGGATCGGGACGCGGTGGCCGGGCTGCTGGATGTGGTTCCGGGGGATGCTCCGTTGTCGGCGGTGGTGCATACGGCCGGTGTTCTGGACGACGGTGTGCTGACGGCGTTGACGCCGGAGCGTATGGACGCGGTCTTCCGGCCGAAGGTGGACGGGGCGCTCCATCTGCATGAGCTGACCCGGCACCTGGACCTGTCGGCCTTCGTTCTGTTCTCCTCCGCCGCCGGTACCCTGGGCAACGCGGGGCAGGGCAACTACGCCGCCGCCAACGCCTACCTCGACGCGCTCGCCCGTCAGCGCCGGGCGGAGGGACTTCCCGCCGTGTCCCTGGCCTGGGGCATGTGGCAGCAGGCCGCGGGAACGGGCATGACCGGCCGTCTCGGCGATGCCGACCAGCGCCGGATGACACGCGGCGGTGTGGCTCCCTTGTCCCCTGCCGAGGGCATGGAACTCTTCGACGCCGCGCTGCGTACGGCCGAACCCACGGTCCTCCCCATCAAGCTGGACCTCGGCGCGCTCCGGACCCAGGCCGCCGACGGGGCCGTTCAGCCACTGCTGCACAAACTGGTGCCACCGGCCCGGCGAGCCGCTCGGGCCACTACGGACGAGGAACTGGTGACCGGCAGGCTGGCCGGGGCCACCCCCGAGGAGCAGGAGCGGATTCTCCTCGACATGGTCCAGCAGGAGGCCGCCCGGGTCCTGGGCCACTCGGCGGCCGCCACGCTCGACCCCGATGTGCTGTTCACCGAGATCGGCCTGGACTCCCTGATGGCGGTGGAACTCCGCGACCGCCTGGCCAAGCGCACCGCGCTGCGGCTGCCTCCCAGCTTTGTCTTCGACCACCCGACTCTCCGGATGCTGGCCCGGCAACTGCGGGATGAGCTGGAGAAAGCCGATGCGGACGCTTCTCCCGAGGCCACCCCCGCCCCCGAGGCTGCCCGCGCACCCGGAGTCGCCCGGGACCCCGCCCCCGCCCTCGAATCCGCCCCCGCCCCCGCCCGGGAGTGA